The following proteins are co-located in the Sphingomonas donggukensis genome:
- a CDS encoding AMP-binding protein → MVALDPVPRPIDHVLRGAGDAVALEDRAGTLTYHAAEDAVARMAGWLASLGLPPGSRVASWLPKMRDACLLPLAAPRAGLIHVPINPVLKRAQVAHILADSGAAALVSQASRTASLEAGDVPAGVAVHDGAGAGVALPPSSAATDDLAAILYTSGSTGRPKGVMLTHANLWLGAVSVAHYLKLAPDDRVLGVLPLSFDYGQNQLFSTWAAGGRVIPLDYLTARDVVKAVGRHDVTTIAGVPPLWVQLLEADWGEAAGKLRRLTNSGGALTPRLVRALRTRFAEADLYPMYGLTEAFRSTFLAPELVDDHPDAIGRAIPFAEVMVVRGDGERARTGEPGELVHAGPLVAAGYWQDAARTAERFRPAPAWSKSGGTAVWSGDTVVEGADGLLRFVGRDDEMIKAAGNRISPTEIEDAVLGGGEVAEAAAFGVPDERLGQAIVVVARGDGSGEDALRARLRRELPSFMQPSQYIWRSDLPRNANGKLDRTALKAEVQS, encoded by the coding sequence ATGGTGGCGCTCGATCCCGTCCCTCGTCCGATCGACCATGTCCTGCGCGGGGCGGGCGACGCCGTGGCGCTGGAGGATCGCGCCGGGACGCTCACCTACCACGCCGCCGAGGATGCAGTCGCGCGTATGGCGGGGTGGCTGGCGAGCCTTGGCCTGCCGCCGGGCAGTCGCGTCGCCAGCTGGCTGCCCAAGATGCGCGACGCCTGCCTGCTGCCACTCGCCGCGCCGCGCGCCGGGCTGATCCACGTGCCGATCAATCCGGTGCTGAAGCGCGCGCAGGTCGCCCATATCCTCGCCGACAGCGGCGCCGCCGCGCTCGTCAGCCAGGCGAGCCGCACCGCCAGCCTGGAGGCCGGCGATGTGCCGGCGGGCGTGGCGGTCCATGATGGGGCGGGGGCGGGCGTTGCCCTGCCGCCGTCGTCCGCCGCAACCGACGATCTCGCCGCGATCCTCTACACGTCGGGGTCGACCGGGCGGCCCAAGGGCGTGATGCTGACGCACGCCAACCTCTGGCTTGGTGCGGTCAGCGTCGCGCATTATCTGAAGCTCGCGCCCGACGACCGCGTGCTCGGCGTGCTGCCGCTCAGCTTCGATTATGGGCAGAACCAGCTCTTCTCGACGTGGGCCGCGGGCGGTCGGGTGATCCCGCTCGATTACCTGACCGCGCGTGACGTGGTGAAGGCGGTGGGGCGGCATGACGTCACCACGATCGCCGGAGTGCCGCCGCTTTGGGTGCAGCTGCTGGAGGCCGACTGGGGCGAGGCGGCGGGAAAGCTCCGGCGGCTGACCAACTCGGGCGGTGCGCTGACGCCGCGACTGGTGCGGGCGCTGCGCACGCGGTTTGCAGAGGCCGATCTTTACCCGATGTACGGACTTACCGAGGCATTCCGATCGACCTTCCTCGCGCCCGAACTGGTCGACGACCATCCCGATGCGATCGGGCGCGCGATACCCTTTGCGGAGGTGATGGTGGTGCGCGGTGACGGTGAGCGGGCGAGGACGGGGGAGCCGGGCGAACTGGTCCACGCCGGGCCGCTGGTCGCCGCGGGCTATTGGCAGGACGCCGCGCGCACCGCCGAGCGGTTTCGCCCCGCGCCCGCCTGGTCGAAGAGCGGCGGCACCGCGGTCTGGTCCGGCGACACGGTGGTCGAGGGGGCCGACGGTCTGCTCCGCTTCGTCGGGCGTGACGACGAGATGATAAAGGCCGCCGGCAACCGCATCAGCCCGACCGAGATCGAGGACGCGGTGCTGGGCGGCGGAGAAGTCGCGGAGGCGGCGGCGTTCGGCGTGCCCGACGAGCGGCTGGGGCAGGCGATCGTCGTCGTGGCGCGCGGGGACGGCAGCGGCGAGGATGCGCTGCGGGCAAGGCTGCGGCGCGAGCTGCCAAGCTTTATGCAGCCTTCGCAATATATTTGGAGGTCAGATTTGCCACGCAATGCGAACGGCAAGCTCGATCGCACCGCGCTGAAGGCCGAGGTACAGTCGTGA
- a CDS encoding hydrolase 1, exosortase A system-associated — MRRLIEFASKGNRLVGTLDVPDGGKPRVGVLIVSGGNEIRIGAHRGMAALAHYLAANGVAAFRFDRSGIGDASGENAGFLGSKHDIFNASLVFGNETETETILGFGNCDAASALALFHAEAGIDALLLSNPWTGGTEDTLPAAAAIKARYAERLRDPREWLRLAKGGVNIAKVFGGLAKIAKSRSEDRYLVDRMAAALANSNIPATILLAERDNTAIAFRDAWAKCRGAPTLPIRTIASDSHSYASAADKDWLFEQVLAAAKSMDGGPGEAKD, encoded by the coding sequence ATGCGCCGGCTGATTGAGTTTGCTTCAAAGGGAAACCGCCTTGTTGGCACGCTGGATGTGCCAGACGGCGGGAAGCCTCGCGTTGGCGTGCTGATAGTGTCGGGCGGGAATGAGATTAGAATCGGCGCACATCGCGGGATGGCAGCTTTGGCCCACTACCTGGCAGCGAACGGCGTCGCGGCATTTCGTTTCGATCGTAGCGGGATCGGCGACGCCAGCGGCGAAAACGCCGGATTCCTTGGCAGCAAACACGATATCTTCAATGCGTCGCTTGTTTTCGGCAATGAAACCGAGACCGAAACAATTCTCGGCTTCGGCAATTGCGACGCGGCGAGTGCGCTGGCGTTGTTTCATGCCGAGGCCGGGATCGACGCGCTGTTGCTGTCGAATCCGTGGACCGGCGGCACCGAAGACACCCTCCCCGCTGCTGCGGCGATCAAGGCGCGCTATGCCGAGCGCCTCCGCGATCCGCGCGAATGGCTGCGACTTGCCAAGGGCGGCGTCAATATCGCGAAAGTTTTCGGTGGCTTGGCGAAGATTGCCAAGAGCCGGTCGGAAGATCGCTACCTCGTAGATCGAATGGCTGCGGCGCTTGCCAACTCGAACATCCCGGCGACGATCCTGTTGGCCGAGCGCGACAATACCGCGATCGCCTTTCGGGATGCCTGGGCGAAATGCCGCGGCGCACCGACGCTGCCGATCCGCACGATCGCGTCGGACAGCCACAGCTATGCGAGCGCGGCGGACAAGGATTGGCTATTCGAGCAGGTGCTAGCGGCAGCGAAGAGTATGGATGGCGGTCCTGGGGAGGCCAAAGACTAG
- a CDS encoding AAA family ATPase: MNDVTPRRMTGTLIERAAALYDLQPDAFAARQPYAAAPAFDSGYPGGTPLRAVAPVKHDRPAAVVDRAALQERGMIVPGTAVTALAEQFRLVKRQLLQTSRKVEDADKARAILVCSARPGDGKTWCAVNLALSLAAERDVEVLLVDADFAKPDVLPTLGVVADGGPGLLDALADPTLDVETCIADTDVPQLALLPAGTRMNGDTELLASDRARAVLHRLVSANPRRIVIFDSPPALAASPAAELAANVGQVMLVVRADRTSESDLRESVALLDGCEHVQLVLNAVAFQPGGPRFGDYYGQESVA; the protein is encoded by the coding sequence ATGAACGACGTCACACCCCGGCGCATGACCGGCACGCTGATCGAGCGCGCCGCTGCGCTCTACGACCTTCAACCCGACGCCTTCGCGGCGCGGCAGCCCTATGCGGCGGCCCCGGCTTTCGACAGCGGCTACCCCGGCGGCACGCCGCTGCGCGCGGTCGCGCCGGTCAAGCACGACCGCCCGGCCGCGGTCGTCGATCGTGCGGCATTGCAGGAGCGCGGCATGATCGTGCCCGGCACTGCGGTCACGGCGCTCGCCGAACAATTCCGATTGGTGAAGCGCCAGCTGCTCCAGACGTCCCGCAAGGTCGAGGACGCCGACAAGGCGCGTGCGATCCTGGTGTGCTCGGCCCGACCGGGCGACGGCAAGACGTGGTGCGCCGTCAACCTCGCGCTCTCGCTCGCTGCCGAACGTGATGTCGAAGTGCTGCTGGTCGATGCCGATTTCGCCAAGCCCGACGTGCTGCCGACGCTCGGCGTCGTCGCAGACGGTGGCCCCGGCCTGCTCGACGCGCTTGCCGACCCCACCCTCGATGTCGAGACGTGCATCGCCGACACAGACGTGCCGCAACTGGCGCTGCTCCCCGCCGGCACCCGCATGAACGGCGATACCGAGCTGCTCGCCAGCGACCGCGCGCGCGCCGTGCTGCACCGGCTGGTCAGCGCCAACCCGCGCCGCATCGTGATCTTCGATTCGCCGCCCGCGCTGGCCGCGTCGCCCGCCGCCGAACTCGCCGCCAACGTCGGACAGGTGATGCTGGTGGTTCGCGCCGATCGCACCAGCGAAAGCGACCTGCGCGAGTCGGTCGCCCTGCTCGACGGGTGCGAGCATGTGCAGCTCGTTCTCAACGCCGTCGCCTTCCAGCCGGGCGGTCCGCGCTTCGGCGACTATTACGGCCAGGAGTCCGTGGCATGA
- a CDS encoding phosphopantetheine-binding protein has product MLPDGAPEIIETVRAVLRDVLGVSAERAAQFREDTPLFGALPELDSMAVAGVLTEMEDRLGILIDDDDIDGDTLETFGALTGFAMRKALG; this is encoded by the coding sequence GTGTTGCCAGACGGTGCGCCGGAAATCATCGAGACGGTGCGCGCGGTGCTGCGCGACGTGCTGGGCGTCAGCGCGGAGCGCGCTGCGCAGTTCCGCGAGGACACGCCGCTGTTCGGCGCGTTGCCCGAACTCGATTCGATGGCGGTTGCGGGCGTGCTGACCGAGATGGAGGATCGCCTCGGCATCCTGATCGACGACGACGACATCGACGGCGACACGCTGGAGACGTTCGGCGCTCTGACCGGATTCGCCATGCGCAAGGCGCTTGGGTGA
- a CDS encoding XrtA/PEP-CTERM system exopolysaccharide export protein — MGGGARPELPSASFVTQKEGPGEQYVIGPLDQLQVFVWRNPELSAKVQVRPDGRITTPLINDMPAVGKTPAMLADDLKLALGEYIKDPIVSVIVENFSGTYSQQVRIVGATEKPASIPYRANMTLLDAMIAVGGLSEFAAGNKARLVRFDRETGKQKEYGVRIGKLLKDGDAAANVRLEPGDVIIIPESMF, encoded by the coding sequence ATGGGCGGGGGCGCACGGCCCGAGCTGCCCTCCGCATCCTTCGTCACGCAAAAGGAAGGTCCCGGCGAGCAATATGTGATCGGCCCGCTCGACCAGCTCCAGGTCTTCGTCTGGCGCAATCCCGAGCTGTCGGCCAAGGTGCAGGTGCGCCCCGACGGCCGTATCACCACGCCGCTCATCAACGACATGCCCGCGGTGGGGAAGACGCCGGCGATGCTGGCCGACGACCTGAAGCTGGCGCTGGGCGAATATATCAAGGATCCGATCGTCTCGGTCATCGTCGAGAATTTCAGCGGCACCTACAGCCAGCAGGTCCGCATCGTCGGCGCGACCGAGAAACCGGCCTCGATCCCCTACCGCGCCAACATGACGCTGCTCGACGCGATGATCGCGGTCGGCGGCCTCAGCGAATTCGCGGCGGGCAACAAGGCGCGGCTGGTCCGCTTCGACCGCGAAACCGGCAAGCAGAAGGAATACGGCGTCCGCATCGGCAAGCTGCTGAAGGACGGTGACGCCGCGGCCAACGTCCGGCTGGAGCCGGGCGACGTCATCATCATCCCGGAAAGCATGTTCTGA
- a CDS encoding XrtA system polysaccharide chain length determinant produces the protein MGSTVFDELRAALHAVWIRRWVALAVAWGICLAGWLVVSQIPNQYESHARVFVQLRTVLPTGSGVTQAEQTRDIDRIRQTLTSSVNLQKVVRGTDIAQTVATDRDVADRVASLQKAIKITAAQDNLFEISATIANAGASDAANAKLARQVVQKLIDIFVEDNLSNNRDQTSQSLQFLDQQLAARQTQLQDAEAKRAEFQARFLGSLPGTGSLDDRMSTTRSQLAQIDSDLAAAQSSLAAVTSQMAGTSASVAGVGGTATAGPARARVAAIQGQLAEARGRGWTDSHPDVIALKAQLAAAQSAARGEPVNVGGGTGGSPNPLYLSLQAMRADKASQVAALQQRKAQITADLSTFDARVAQSPGAAAEQSAIDRDYAVLKDQYSKLLADREQVALQNQVQTQTDAVKFSVIDPPTSPRAPIAPNRPLFLTGVLIVGLCGGVGAAWALGQLRTTFPTATRLERASGMPVIGAIGEVVTAAQTALRRRQLRMFASGAGALGAAWVLLIGLEFVQRGMVA, from the coding sequence ATGGGCAGCACGGTCTTCGATGAGCTTCGCGCCGCGCTGCATGCGGTGTGGATCAGGCGCTGGGTGGCGCTGGCGGTCGCGTGGGGCATCTGCCTTGCGGGGTGGCTGGTCGTGTCCCAGATCCCCAACCAGTATGAATCGCACGCCCGCGTGTTCGTGCAGCTCCGTACCGTCCTGCCGACCGGCAGCGGCGTGACCCAGGCGGAGCAGACGCGCGACATCGATCGCATCCGCCAGACGCTGACCTCGTCGGTGAACCTCCAGAAGGTCGTGCGCGGCACCGATATCGCCCAGACGGTCGCGACCGATCGCGATGTCGCCGACCGGGTCGCAAGCCTGCAGAAGGCGATCAAGATCACCGCAGCGCAGGACAATCTGTTCGAGATTTCGGCGACCATCGCCAATGCCGGCGCGTCCGACGCCGCCAACGCGAAGCTGGCGCGGCAGGTCGTGCAGAAGCTGATCGACATCTTCGTCGAGGACAATTTGTCGAACAACCGCGACCAGACGTCGCAGTCGCTCCAGTTCCTCGACCAGCAGCTGGCTGCGCGCCAGACGCAGTTGCAGGATGCCGAGGCCAAGCGCGCCGAATTCCAGGCGCGGTTCCTGGGCTCGCTGCCCGGCACCGGCAGTCTCGACGATCGCATGTCCACCACCCGCTCTCAGCTGGCGCAGATCGACAGCGATCTCGCCGCCGCCCAGTCGAGTCTCGCCGCGGTCACCAGCCAGATGGCGGGGACCAGCGCGTCGGTGGCCGGCGTCGGCGGCACCGCGACCGCAGGCCCGGCCCGCGCCCGCGTCGCCGCGATCCAGGGCCAGCTGGCCGAGGCCCGCGGCCGCGGCTGGACCGACAGCCATCCCGACGTGATCGCGCTGAAGGCGCAGCTGGCCGCAGCCCAGTCCGCCGCACGTGGCGAGCCGGTGAACGTCGGCGGCGGCACGGGCGGATCGCCCAATCCGCTATACCTCTCGCTTCAGGCGATGCGCGCCGACAAGGCGTCGCAGGTGGCCGCGCTCCAGCAGCGCAAGGCGCAGATCACGGCAGACCTGTCGACGTTCGACGCCCGCGTCGCCCAGTCGCCCGGCGCGGCCGCCGAGCAGAGCGCGATCGACCGCGACTATGCGGTGCTGAAGGACCAGTATAGCAAGCTGCTGGCCGACCGCGAGCAGGTCGCGCTGCAGAATCAGGTTCAGACCCAGACCGATGCGGTCAAGTTCAGCGTGATCGACCCGCCGACCAGCCCGCGTGCGCCGATCGCACCCAATCGTCCGCTGTTCCTGACCGGCGTGCTGATCGTCGGCCTGTGCGGCGGCGTCGGCGCGGCATGGGCGCTCGGCCAGCTGCGCACGACCTTCCCGACCGCGACCCGACTGGAGCGCGCGAGCGGCATGCCGGTGATCGGCGCGATCGGCGAAGTCGTAACCGCGGCGCAGACGGCGCTGCGCCGTCGCCAGCTGCGGATGTTTGCAAGTGGAGCGGGTGCCCTGGGCGCCGCGTGGGTTCTGCTGATCGGCCTGGAATTCGTCCAGCGCGGCATGGTGGCGTGA
- the trxB gene encoding thioredoxin-disulfide reductase, with amino-acid sequence MTIHTTKMLILGSGPAGLSAAIYGARAGMEPIVVQGIQPGGQLTTTTDVENYPGFREVIQGPWLMQEMQAQAEHVGTRMMWDTIVEVDLTRRPFRLVGDGGDIYEGDVLVIATGAQAKWLGLDSEEALKGKGVSACATCDGFFYRGKKVAVIGGGNTAVEEALYLTNHSDDVTLIHRRDTLRSEKILQARLHASDKISVLWNKEVHRFVGGGSPEGLVAIELKDTKTGELSMLDVDGGFVAIGHHPATELFRGHLALDDDGYIAVETGSTRTSVPGVFACGDVMDKVYRQAVTAAGTGCMAALDAERFLAEAEFEAEREAAE; translated from the coding sequence ATGACCATTCACACCACCAAGATGCTCATCCTCGGTTCCGGGCCCGCCGGCCTCAGCGCCGCGATCTACGGCGCACGCGCGGGGATGGAGCCGATCGTCGTGCAGGGCATCCAGCCCGGCGGCCAGTTGACGACCACCACCGACGTCGAGAACTACCCCGGCTTCCGCGAGGTCATCCAGGGCCCGTGGCTGATGCAGGAGATGCAGGCGCAGGCCGAGCATGTCGGCACGCGGATGATGTGGGACACCATCGTCGAGGTCGACCTGACGCGACGCCCGTTCCGCCTGGTCGGCGACGGCGGCGACATTTACGAGGGCGACGTGCTGGTCATCGCGACCGGCGCACAGGCCAAATGGCTGGGGCTGGACAGCGAGGAAGCGCTGAAGGGCAAGGGCGTCAGCGCGTGCGCGACGTGCGACGGTTTCTTCTATCGCGGCAAGAAGGTCGCGGTGATCGGCGGCGGCAACACCGCGGTCGAGGAGGCGCTGTACCTGACCAACCATTCGGACGACGTGACGTTGATCCACCGCCGCGACACGTTGCGGTCGGAGAAGATCCTGCAAGCGCGGTTGCATGCGAGCGACAAGATTTCGGTGCTGTGGAACAAGGAAGTCCATCGCTTCGTCGGCGGCGGCAGTCCTGAAGGACTGGTTGCCATCGAGTTGAAGGATACCAAGACCGGCGAACTGTCGATGCTGGACGTCGACGGCGGCTTCGTCGCGATCGGCCATCACCCGGCGACCGAGTTGTTCCGCGGGCATCTGGCGCTCGACGACGACGGCTATATCGCGGTCGAGACGGGATCGACACGGACCAGCGTGCCGGGCGTGTTTGCGTGCGGCGACGTGATGGACAAGGTGTACCGCCAAGCGGTGACCGCGGCAGGAACGGGCTGCATGGCGGCGCTGGATGCCGAGCGGTTCCTGGCCGAAGCCGAGTTCGAGGCGGAGCGCGAAGCGGCGGAGTAA
- a CDS encoding enoyl-CoA hydratase-related protein: MTYETILSERRGDVLVVTINRPDRLNAAPPSTFDEIRDALANLDGARAVLLTGAGRGFCSGADVAGGSMQSDDPAQATFAALTEHYNPTLAAIAALDVPVISAVRGPAAGIGCSLALAADLCVASETAYFLEAFVNIGLVPDGGASWMLPRLIGRARALEMVLLGERVPAAKALDWGMIHRVVADDALDGEAFALAERLAAGPTLALGLMRRAVGDALESGYAAAMAREAADQRTARSTADSIEGGMAFLAKRKPAFRGR; the protein is encoded by the coding sequence ATGACCTATGAGACGATCCTGAGCGAGCGGCGCGGCGATGTGCTGGTCGTCACGATCAACCGGCCCGATCGGCTGAACGCAGCTCCTCCGTCGACCTTCGACGAGATCCGCGACGCGCTCGCCAATCTGGACGGTGCGCGCGCGGTGTTGCTGACGGGCGCGGGGCGGGGGTTCTGCTCGGGCGCCGACGTCGCGGGTGGATCGATGCAGTCCGATGACCCCGCGCAGGCGACATTTGCGGCGCTGACCGAGCATTACAACCCGACCTTGGCTGCGATCGCGGCGCTCGACGTACCGGTGATCAGCGCCGTGCGCGGGCCGGCGGCGGGGATCGGGTGCAGCCTGGCGCTCGCCGCCGACCTCTGCGTCGCCAGCGAAACCGCCTATTTCCTGGAGGCGTTCGTGAACATCGGGCTAGTGCCGGACGGTGGCGCCAGCTGGATGCTACCGCGGCTTATCGGACGGGCGCGGGCGCTGGAAATGGTGCTGTTGGGCGAGCGGGTGCCGGCGGCCAAGGCGCTGGATTGGGGCATGATCCACCGGGTCGTCGCCGACGATGCGCTGGATGGCGAGGCGTTTGCGCTCGCCGAGCGGCTGGCGGCGGGGCCGACGCTGGCGCTGGGTCTGATGCGGCGCGCGGTGGGCGATGCGCTGGAGAGCGGGTACGCCGCCGCGATGGCGCGCGAGGCGGCGGACCAGCGCACCGCGCGCAGCACCGCCGATTCGATCGAGGGCGGCATGGCTTTCCTTGCCAAGCGCAAACCTGCCTTTCGCGGACGATAA
- a CDS encoding pyridoxal-dependent decarboxylase, exosortase A system-associated: MKPIGPIPPEFAAPGALTIAGRSAEDWVAAHGSPVFVYDPAIVATRIATLRAAMPAGLDIHFAIKANPFPPLLAAIAPLVDGLDVASAGELAKAVAVKPASAISFAGPGKRDAELEAAIALGATINVESEGEATRALAIGDRLGIAPRLAVRVNPSFELKGSGMKMGGRPAPFGVDAARVPALVRQIIASGADWCGFHIFAGSQALDTQAIIETQAATVALAAELAEQAGAQPPLVNIGGGFGVPYFAGDTPVDVAAIGAALGRWLHPGTRYAIELGRWLVAECGVYLARIVDRKESGGEIFLVLDGGLHHQLAASGNFGTVVRRNYPVALARDVGGAATETVSIVGPLCTPLDRLADRIAFPRADVGDVVAVFLAGAYGLTASPHDFLGHPKPPEILA; encoded by the coding sequence GTGAAGCCGATCGGCCCGATCCCGCCCGAATTCGCCGCGCCGGGCGCGCTGACGATCGCCGGTCGGAGCGCCGAGGATTGGGTGGCCGCGCATGGCAGCCCGGTGTTCGTGTACGATCCCGCTATCGTCGCGACCCGCATCGCGACGCTGCGCGCGGCGATGCCGGCGGGGCTCGACATCCATTTCGCGATCAAGGCCAATCCCTTCCCGCCGCTGCTGGCGGCGATCGCGCCGCTGGTCGACGGCCTCGATGTGGCGTCCGCAGGCGAACTCGCGAAGGCGGTGGCGGTAAAGCCAGCGTCGGCGATCAGCTTCGCCGGGCCGGGCAAGCGCGATGCGGAACTGGAAGCGGCGATCGCGCTGGGCGCGACGATCAACGTCGAGTCGGAAGGCGAGGCGACGCGTGCGCTCGCCATCGGCGACCGGCTGGGCATCGCGCCGCGGTTGGCGGTGCGGGTCAATCCAAGCTTCGAGCTGAAGGGCAGCGGCATGAAGATGGGCGGGCGTCCGGCGCCGTTCGGCGTCGATGCTGCGCGCGTCCCGGCGCTGGTACGCCAGATCATCGCGAGCGGCGCCGACTGGTGCGGCTTTCACATCTTTGCCGGGTCGCAGGCGCTGGATACGCAGGCGATCATCGAGACGCAGGCGGCGACCGTCGCGCTGGCGGCGGAGCTTGCCGAGCAGGCGGGCGCCCAGCCGCCGCTGGTCAACATCGGCGGCGGCTTCGGCGTACCCTATTTCGCGGGCGACACGCCCGTCGACGTGGCCGCGATCGGCGCGGCGCTCGGGCGATGGCTGCACCCCGGCACTCGCTATGCCATCGAACTCGGGCGCTGGCTGGTGGCCGAATGCGGCGTCTATCTGGCGCGCATCGTCGATCGGAAGGAGAGCGGGGGCGAGATATTCCTCGTCCTCGACGGCGGGCTGCACCACCAGCTCGCCGCCAGCGGCAATTTCGGCACCGTGGTCCGCCGCAACTATCCCGTCGCGCTCGCCCGCGACGTCGGCGGCGCGGCCACCGAGACGGTGTCGATCGTCGGCCCGCTCTGCACCCCGCTCGATCGCCTGGCGGACCGCATTGCCTTTCCCCGCGCCGATGTCGGCGATGTCGTCGCGGTCTTCCTGGCGGGCGCCTACGGCCTCACCGCCAGCCCGCACGACTTCCTCGGCCACCCGAAGCCGCCCGAAATCCTCGCCTAA
- a CDS encoding ExeA family protein produces MYDEHYGLTGRPFQLTPDPRFWFDTATHKKAMAYLGYGLSQGEGFIVITGDIGAGKTTLVGHLTATIDPARLNVIKVVSSQIAADDLLRTVCAGLNVDAAGLSKSAMLTAIEKGLHAVARGGRRTLLIVDEVQALPTDSLEELRMLSNFQAGGYALLQIFLLGQPEFRDRLHEDGLEQLRQRVIALHHLGPMEVEEVDPYLAHRLSVVGWTGRPDFDADAVAAIYAWSGGIPRRINQLTARLMLHGALDGIDVFGADDVAAVIADMQRDTKPAAATPERVARPFLVDGATAIDLPDVTDLAGLSDERLAAIERRLEDQDVALRRVLTLLVDWVEGSGPQADSAELRQTAG; encoded by the coding sequence ATGTACGACGAACATTACGGGCTGACCGGGCGCCCATTCCAGCTGACGCCCGACCCGCGTTTCTGGTTCGACACCGCCACCCACAAGAAGGCGATGGCGTACCTCGGCTACGGGCTCAGCCAGGGCGAGGGCTTCATCGTCATCACCGGCGATATCGGCGCGGGCAAGACGACGCTCGTCGGCCATCTGACCGCGACGATCGACCCGGCGCGCCTGAACGTCATCAAGGTCGTGTCGAGCCAGATCGCCGCCGACGACCTGCTGCGCACCGTGTGTGCCGGGCTGAACGTCGATGCCGCCGGCCTGTCGAAATCGGCGATGCTGACCGCGATCGAAAAGGGCCTGCATGCCGTCGCGCGCGGCGGGCGCCGCACGCTGCTGATCGTCGACGAGGTGCAGGCGCTGCCGACCGACAGCCTGGAGGAGTTGCGCATGCTCTCCAATTTCCAGGCCGGCGGCTATGCGCTGCTCCAGATCTTCCTGCTCGGCCAGCCCGAGTTCCGCGACCGCCTGCATGAGGACGGTCTGGAGCAGCTGCGCCAGCGGGTCATCGCGCTCCATCATCTGGGGCCGATGGAGGTCGAGGAAGTCGACCCGTATCTCGCGCACCGCCTGAGCGTCGTCGGCTGGACCGGCCGCCCCGATTTCGATGCCGATGCGGTTGCGGCGATCTATGCCTGGTCGGGGGGCATCCCGCGCCGGATCAATCAGCTGACCGCGCGGTTGATGCTGCACGGCGCGCTCGACGGGATCGACGTGTTCGGGGCCGACGACGTCGCCGCGGTGATCGCCGACATGCAGCGCGATACCAAGCCGGCGGCTGCCACCCCCGAGCGGGTCGCGCGCCCGTTCCTGGTCGATGGCGCCACGGCGATCGACCTGCCCGATGTCACCGACCTCGCTGGCCTGTCGGACGAGCGACTTGCCGCGATCGAGCGGCGGCTGGAGGATCAGGACGTGGCGCTACGCCGCGTCCTGACGTTGCTGGTCGACTGGGTCGAGGGCAGCGGTCCGCAGGCCGACTCCGCCGAGTTGCGCCAGACGGCGGGCTAG